The following are encoded together in the Terriglobia bacterium genome:
- the mraY gene encoding phospho-N-acetylmuramoyl-pentapeptide-transferase produces MLYWLLYQRLFAHFPPFRIFRYVTFRTAFASLTALFMGLIIGPAIIRRLREFQIGQYIREEGPKAHQKKAGTPTMGGVLITVAIVIPTLLWADLSNIYIWLAIFSTVAFGAIGFADDYLKVANRRNLGLTGKMKLLLQFLAAGVVGVVLVYLTAKRQYSTHLMVPFFKQVRPDLVIDSLRHYPHLWFLAFAPFVVFVMLVLVGSSNAVNLTDGLDGLAIGCTVIATGALTVLTYLSGHAVFSEYLELQKMPQVAELTVFCGAMVGSSIGFLWYNAHPAEIFMGDVGSLALGGAIGTVAVIIKQELLLPFVGGIFVIEALSVILQVGSYKLRKKRIFKMAPIHHHFELQGWSESKIIIRFWILALIFALFALTTLKLR; encoded by the coding sequence TTGCTTTACTGGCTCCTTTATCAACGGTTGTTTGCGCATTTTCCTCCGTTTCGCATTTTCAGGTACGTCACGTTTCGCACCGCGTTTGCCAGCCTCACCGCTTTGTTCATGGGGTTGATTATCGGCCCGGCGATTATCCGGCGGCTGCGCGAGTTCCAGATCGGCCAGTACATCCGCGAAGAAGGCCCCAAGGCCCACCAGAAAAAAGCCGGCACTCCGACCATGGGCGGCGTGCTGATTACCGTGGCCATCGTGATTCCCACGCTGCTTTGGGCCGACCTTTCCAACATCTATATATGGTTGGCGATTTTCTCCACCGTGGCCTTCGGCGCCATCGGATTTGCCGACGACTATCTTAAGGTCGCGAACAGACGCAATCTCGGTCTCACCGGAAAGATGAAGCTGTTGCTGCAGTTTCTGGCGGCCGGCGTGGTGGGCGTGGTGCTGGTGTATCTCACGGCCAAGCGGCAATACTCTACGCACCTGATGGTCCCGTTCTTCAAGCAGGTGCGGCCGGACCTGGTGATAGACAGCCTGCGCCACTATCCGCATCTTTGGTTTCTGGCGTTCGCGCCGTTTGTGGTTTTTGTCATGCTGGTGCTGGTGGGCTCCAGCAACGCCGTTAACCTCACCGACGGGCTTGACGGCCTGGCCATCGGCTGCACGGTGATTGCCACCGGCGCGCTTACCGTGCTCACGTACTTGAGCGGTCATGCCGTGTTCTCAGAGTACCTGGAACTGCAGAAGATGCCGCAGGTGGCGGAGCTGACGGTCTTCTGCGGGGCCATGGTGGGGTCCAGCATCGGCTTTCTCTGGTACAACGCGCACCCCGCGGAAATTTTTATGGGTGACGTGGGCTCGCTGGCGCTGGGCGGGGCCATCGGCACGGTGGCCGTCATCATCAAGCAGGAATTGCTGCTGCCGTTTGTGGGCGGGATCTTTGTGATTGAAGCGCTGTCAGTGATCCTGCAGGTGGGATCGTACAAGCTGCGCAAGAAGCGCATCTTCAAGATGGCGCCGATCCACCATCACTTTGAACTGCAGGGGTGGTCGGAATCCAAGATCATTATTCGTTTCTGGATTCTGGCGCTGATCTTTGCTCTGTTCGCGCTGACCACGTTGAAATTGCGCTAA
- the murF gene encoding UDP-N-acetylmuramoyl-tripeptide--D-alanyl-D-alanine ligase: MKLPLWRIAEFTGAKGEFEQDAVAMGYSIDSRTLNAGDLFIALAGEHFDGHDYVQAALDKGAVAAIVKADSQAEKKTEAGPRLMYVDDTLKALQSLGAAVRRLWGKPLLAVTGSAGKTTTKEVLAHLLATRFRVLKSTGNLNNHIGLPLQLLKLEAEHDVGVVEMGMNHAGEIRALGALAQHDMAVVTCVAPVHLEAFDSIAGIARAKYEIIETLHPGGVAVLNADDEYVSQFGRDFKGKVVTFGIKKAADVSAQNIKLNGVSGSTFELVVGSVRESVNLPLVGEHNIYNALAGAAAALERGIPPSEAAEAMASLRPGDKRGQVLEIRGATILNDCYNSNPKALNSMIDALAGIKAERRILVAGEMLELGPLAEELHRESGQHAAKMKIDLVLGVRGLAKALAEAACGGGVQAQFLETPEQAGEVLARLLRPGDAVLLKASRGVKLERALEVLQQKVRGGSI, encoded by the coding sequence ATGAAGCTGCCGCTGTGGCGGATCGCGGAATTCACCGGCGCCAAAGGCGAATTTGAGCAGGACGCGGTGGCCATGGGCTACTCCATTGATTCGCGCACGCTGAACGCGGGCGATCTGTTCATCGCCCTGGCCGGCGAACACTTTGACGGCCATGACTACGTGCAGGCGGCGCTGGACAAAGGCGCGGTGGCGGCTATCGTCAAAGCAGACAGCCAGGCGGAAAAGAAAACTGAAGCTGGTCCCCGCCTAATGTATGTGGATGACACGCTGAAGGCGTTGCAGTCCCTGGGGGCCGCGGTACGCCGCTTGTGGGGAAAGCCGCTGCTGGCGGTGACCGGATCGGCCGGCAAGACCACGACCAAAGAAGTTCTGGCCCACCTGCTGGCCACGCGCTTTCGCGTGCTCAAAAGCACCGGCAACCTGAACAACCACATCGGCCTGCCGCTGCAGTTGCTGAAACTGGAAGCCGAGCATGATGTCGGCGTGGTGGAAATGGGCATGAACCACGCCGGCGAGATCCGCGCTCTGGGCGCGCTGGCGCAGCATGACATGGCGGTGGTCACCTGCGTGGCGCCGGTGCACTTGGAGGCGTTTGACTCCATTGCCGGGATCGCGCGCGCCAAGTACGAAATCATAGAGACCCTGCATCCCGGTGGCGTCGCCGTCCTGAACGCTGACGATGAATACGTCAGCCAGTTCGGACGGGACTTCAAAGGCAAGGTGGTGACGTTTGGAATCAAGAAGGCGGCTGATGTTTCCGCACAAAACATAAAACTCAACGGCGTTTCGGGATCCACGTTTGAATTGGTGGTGGGCAGCGTGCGCGAATCCGTCAACCTGCCTTTGGTGGGTGAGCACAACATCTACAACGCCCTGGCTGGAGCGGCGGCGGCGCTGGAGCGCGGCATACCTCCGTCAGAAGCGGCTGAGGCCATGGCTTCTCTGCGGCCCGGCGACAAGCGCGGTCAAGTCCTGGAAATCCGCGGCGCCACCATTCTGAATGACTGCTATAACTCCAACCCGAAAGCGCTCAATTCGATGATTGACGCGCTGGCCGGAATCAAGGCCGAACGCCGTATCCTGGTCGCCGGCGAGATGCTGGAACTGGGGCCGCTGGCCGAAGAACTGCACCGTGAGTCCGGGCAGCATGCGGCGAAAATGAAGATTGATCTGGTGCTGGGGGTGCGCGGCTTGGCCAAAGCGCTGGCGGAAGCCGCGTGCGGCGGCGGCGTCCAGGCCCAGTTTCTGGAAACTCCGGAACAAGCCGGCGAAGTGCTGGCCCGGCTGCTCAGGCCTGGCGACGCCGTCCTGCTGAAAGCTTCGCGCGGCGTGAAACTGGAGCGCGCGTTGGAAGTGTTGCAACAGAAGGTTCGGGGGGGCAGTATTTAG
- a CDS encoding UDP-N-acetylmuramoyl-L-alanyl-D-glutamate--2,6-diaminopimelate ligase, producing the protein MNFSELLRGTGVAHSGGEVQVAGLDYNSRRVQPGWVFVAMYGDSTNGNRFIDAALENGAVAVVTDSKHEHHRAHVPWAVVMDGRQALARMSANFYGRPAEKLKTIGITGTNGKTTTSFLCESILRHCGMSSALIGTIEYHVAGRVLPAPHTTPEALELNQIFAEAVSAGATHAVMEVSSHALVQGRVWGIPYEVAVFTNLTRDHLDYHQDMQSYFEAKNILFNGCGSAPPKTAVINVDDEYGIQLAQTRKSANERVILYGIQSGDFRALDINLQQDGTTFELITPTGSRKMETALIGGINVYNTLAAAAATYACGCSLEQIAEAVRQFKQVPGRFEKVDCGQPFAVIVDYAHTDDALRNLTRVAREFVRRGVGTGRVITVFGCGGDRDRSKRPLMGLAAAQGSDFVVLTSDNPRSEDPQHIIADALTGLQKTTTRYSVEPDRAKAIRLALIEAMSGDMVLIAGKGHEKVQITREGVFPFDDVQVARQALEHLGYMACSGGPK; encoded by the coding sequence ATGAACTTCTCTGAACTGCTGCGTGGTACCGGCGTCGCCCACAGCGGAGGTGAGGTACAAGTTGCCGGGTTGGACTACAACTCCCGCCGCGTTCAGCCGGGATGGGTCTTCGTGGCCATGTACGGCGACAGCACCAACGGCAATCGCTTCATTGACGCGGCTCTGGAAAACGGCGCGGTGGCCGTGGTCACCGATTCCAAACACGAACATCATCGCGCGCATGTCCCCTGGGCGGTGGTCATGGACGGGCGGCAGGCCCTGGCGAGGATGAGCGCGAACTTTTACGGGCGTCCGGCGGAGAAGCTGAAGACCATCGGCATCACCGGCACCAACGGCAAGACCACCACCAGTTTTCTGTGCGAGTCCATCCTGCGGCACTGCGGCATGAGTTCCGCGCTGATCGGCACGATTGAATATCACGTCGCGGGACGAGTTCTGCCTGCTCCGCACACCACGCCAGAAGCCCTGGAGCTCAACCAGATTTTTGCCGAAGCCGTGAGCGCCGGGGCCACCCACGCGGTGATGGAAGTCTCTTCGCACGCGCTGGTCCAGGGACGCGTATGGGGCATTCCGTATGAAGTTGCGGTGTTCACCAACCTGACGCGCGACCACCTGGACTATCACCAGGACATGCAGAGCTATTTTGAGGCCAAGAACATCCTCTTCAACGGCTGCGGCTCCGCGCCGCCGAAGACCGCCGTCATCAACGTGGACGACGAATATGGCATTCAACTGGCGCAGACCAGAAAGAGCGCCAACGAACGCGTGATTCTGTACGGAATCCAAAGCGGCGACTTCCGCGCCCTGGACATCAACTTGCAGCAGGACGGGACGACGTTCGAGCTCATCACGCCGACCGGCAGCAGGAAGATGGAGACAGCGTTGATCGGCGGCATCAACGTGTACAACACGCTGGCTGCGGCCGCGGCGACTTACGCCTGCGGTTGCTCGCTGGAGCAGATTGCTGAAGCGGTGCGCCAGTTCAAACAGGTGCCGGGGCGGTTTGAAAAAGTGGATTGCGGCCAGCCCTTTGCGGTGATTGTGGATTACGCGCATACGGACGATGCGCTGCGCAACCTTACGCGCGTGGCCCGCGAGTTTGTCCGGCGTGGTGTTGGGACGGGGCGAGTGATCACGGTGTTCGGCTGCGGCGGTGATCGTGATCGCAGCAAGCGTCCGCTGATGGGCCTGGCCGCCGCGCAGGGAAGCGACTTTGTGGTGCTTACGTCAGACAACCCGCGCAGCGAGGATCCGCAGCACATCATCGCTGACGCGCTGACCGGACTGCAGAAGACCACCACCCGTTATTCGGTAGAACCGGACCGCGCTAAAGCCATCCGTCTGGCGCTAATTGAGGCCATGTCCGGCGACATGGTGCTGATTGCCGGAAAAGGACACGAGAAAGTGCAGATCACGCGCGAAGGTGTATTCCCCTTCGATGATGTCCAAGTGGCGCGGCAGGCATTAGAACATTTGGGGTACATGGCTTGTTCGGGAGGGCCAAAATGA
- a CDS encoding pyridoxal phosphate-dependent aminotransferase, protein MSLSLSRRAALTVQSEIRVMSLECEKVKGINLAQGVCDTEVPEPVRTAAKRAIDGGINSYTRAEGLAPIREAIAEKMRRFNGIECDPETEVIAHSGATGAFYASCLALLNPGDEVILFEPYYGYHFNTLIAVEAVPAFVTLQAPDWKFSPADLERAVTPRTRAIMINTPANPSGKVFTREELEWIAAFAIKHDLFVFTDEIYEYFIYEGRHISPATLPGMWERTITISGYSKTFAITGWRVGYTICHRKWAQAMAYFHDLVYVCAPAPLQIGVAEGIRQLPESFYQEISREYVQKRDLLCGVLKEVGLTPSVPKGAYYVLADASILGGKTSKEKSMTLLRETGVASVAGSAFYHGSGGEDLIRFCFAKTDAELQEACKRLRRLSSSISLERREGSVSRR, encoded by the coding sequence ATGTCCTTGTCTCTAAGCCGGCGCGCGGCGCTTACCGTGCAATCTGAAATTCGCGTGATGTCCCTGGAGTGCGAGAAGGTCAAGGGCATCAACCTGGCCCAGGGCGTTTGCGATACGGAAGTTCCTGAGCCGGTGCGCACTGCGGCCAAGCGAGCGATTGACGGCGGCATCAATAGTTACACGCGCGCGGAAGGCCTGGCGCCGATCCGCGAGGCCATCGCGGAGAAGATGCGCCGCTTCAACGGCATTGAGTGCGACCCGGAGACGGAAGTCATCGCCCACTCAGGGGCCACGGGCGCTTTTTACGCGAGCTGCCTGGCGCTGCTCAATCCCGGCGACGAGGTCATTCTGTTTGAACCTTATTATGGCTATCATTTCAACACGTTGATCGCGGTGGAGGCGGTTCCGGCGTTTGTCACTCTGCAGGCGCCGGACTGGAAGTTTTCGCCGGCCGACCTGGAGCGCGCCGTTACGCCGCGCACGCGGGCCATCATGATCAACACCCCGGCGAATCCTTCCGGCAAAGTCTTCACCCGCGAAGAGCTGGAATGGATTGCCGCCTTCGCCATCAAGCATGACCTGTTCGTGTTTACCGACGAAATCTACGAATACTTCATCTACGAAGGCCGCCACATCAGCCCGGCTACGCTGCCCGGCATGTGGGAGCGGACCATCACCATTTCCGGCTACTCCAAGACGTTCGCGATCACCGGCTGGCGGGTGGGCTATACCATCTGCCATCGCAAGTGGGCGCAGGCCATGGCGTATTTTCATGACCTGGTTTACGTGTGCGCGCCGGCGCCGCTGCAGATAGGCGTGGCGGAAGGCATCCGCCAACTGCCCGAAAGTTTCTACCAGGAGATTTCGCGGGAATACGTGCAGAAGCGCGATTTGCTGTGCGGCGTGCTGAAGGAAGTTGGGCTGACGCCGTCTGTCCCCAAGGGCGCGTATTACGTGCTGGCCGACGCCAGCATTCTTGGCGGCAAAACGAGTAAGGAAAAATCCATGACGCTTCTGCGCGAAACCGGGGTGGCCAGCGTGGCCGGCAGCGCGTTCTATCACGGCTCCGGCGGCGAGGACCTGATCCGCTTCTGCTTCGCCAAGACTGACGCAGAGCTGCAGGAAGCATGCAAACGGCTGCGGAGGCTGTCCTCTTCCATTAGTCTCGAGCGGAGAGAGGGGTCCGTATCGAGACGATAG